In Frankiaceae bacterium, the DNA window CGCGGGGCGGCGGGGGAGGGGCGCCGGCCGCGAGGGCCGTACAGATGCGGTACGCCTCGCCGAGCTCGACCATCCGCCGGTGCGCCTCCGCGCGGACCTCGTCGGCGAGGTCGCGGACGCGGTCGGGGTGGACGAGCTGGGCGGAGACGCGGAACGCCGTACGGACCTCGGCGGGGTCGGCGCCGGGCGCGAGCCCCAGCACCCGCCAGGCCCACGCGGCGTCCATCGCGCTACTTCACGACGATGTTGAACGTCCAGACGCCCTCGCCGTGCTTCTGGTCGCGGACGACCTGGAGCTGCTGCGAGGCGCCGGGGGGCGCGTCCGCGGGGATCGGCAGCGCGAAGTAGTGGTCGTGCCGGAACTCGCCCTGGTCGCCGATCCGCCAGCCCTGCTCGGCGACCGAGCGGGGGACGTCGATGCCGAGGATGCCGCCGGACTTCACCTTGAGGGTCGGCGCGTCCTTGGACTCGTTGCACTTGCCGCCCTCGCGGCAGTACTTCGTCGCGCGCGCCTTCACGACCACGCCGTCGGCGGTCATGGTGACCCACGGGCTCTGCTTCTCGCAGCCCGTGACCAGCCCGAGGGCGGCGACGGCGACGAGCGGGAGGACGGCGTTGCGGCGCGGCATGGCGCCTAATCTACCGACCTGCTCCGTACGGCGCGCACGCGGGTCCAGCCGCTCGCCACGACGAGCGCCACGGCGGCCAGCCCGAGGCCGTACTCGCCGCTCAACGGCAGCGCCAGACCGACCGCGCCGCCCGCCACCCACGACAGCTGCAGGACCGTCTCCGACCGCGCGAACGCCTGCCCCCTCACCTCGTCGCCGAAGTCGCGCTGCAGCGTCGCGTCGAGCGCGATCTTGGCGAGCGAGCCCGCGACCGCCGCGGCGAGCGCGGCGAGCAGCGCGGTGACGAGCGAGTACCGCCACGACCCCGCCGCGCAGAAGGCCGCCGCGACCGTGACCGCGACGAGCAGGAGGCGTTCGGGGGCGGTACGCCGCAGGCCCGCGCCGAGCGCCGTACCCGCCGCGCTGCCCACCGCGACCGACGCCGCGAGCAGGCCGACGTCGACGTTCGAGCCGCGGCGTCTCAGCAAGAAGGCGAGGTAGGTCGTGAGGAAGCCCGCCAGTGCCCGCACGCTCACCGCCGCGAGCAGCGCCTCGCGCACCGACGGCGGGAACCGCGGCGCCGCCAACTCCTGACGGGTCGCGGGGTCGTTGTCGCTGTCGACCGCGCGGGGGAGCAGCAGCGCGACGACGGCTCCGGTCACGAAGACGAGGGCGGCGATGCGCAGCGTCCAGTCGTAGCCGGCGACGTTGCCGAGCCCGAGGCCGAGGATCGCCGCGACCGTCGAGGAGGCGATGGCGGTGGCGGTGATACGGGCGTTGGCGCCGACGAGGGTGCCGCCCTCGGGGATGAGCCGCGGGACGGTCGCCGACTTCGCGACGCCGTACGCCTTCGCGAGCACCAGCACCGAGAACGCCGCCGGGTAGATCCGCAGGCCGTTCGGCGCCTGCGCCATCACCCACGCGAGCACCGCCCGGCCGCCGAACGTCCCCGCGATCGCCCAGCGCCGCCCCGCGCGCGTCCGGTCCAGCAGCGGCCCCACCAGTGGCGACAGCAGCGCGAACGGCGCCATCGTCAGCAGCAGGTACAGCGCGACGCGGCCGCGCGCCTCGCCGACCGGCACCTTGAAGAACACCGTGTTCGCCAGCGCGACCGCCACCAGCGCATCGCCCGCGCCCGCCGCGAGTGCGACGCGTTGCAGCGGTCGTAGCGGAGACGCCTGCGCCCAGCGCGGCAGGTGCACCGCGTCCGCGAGCGGCGAACGCGGTGGTGGCGGCATGGCACGCATTGTTCCCCGTGCGCCAGAATGCGGGGGTGACGACCACGGACGAGGTACGCCCGCACGCCGAAGCGACGCCCGACGCGGTCGCCGCCGCCGCCGTGGACGTCGCCCGCGCGGCCGCCGTCGAGGAGGCCGGCCCCAAGTCCGTCGGCGAGCACCGCGGCGCCGTCAGCGACGGCGACCGGATCGTCACACACCTGTTCGCCTGCCTCGACGAGGGGTACCGCGGCTGGCACTGGGGCGTCCAGGTCGTCCGCGCCGCCCGCGCCAAGGACGTCACCATCAACGGCGTCTACCGCCTCCCCGGCGATGAAGCGCTGCTGTCGCCGGCGTGGGTGCCGTGGGCGGAGCGCGTACGCCCCGGCGACCTCGGCGTCGGCGACCTCATGCCCGCGGCGCCGGACGACGAGCGGCTCGCGCTCGCCATCGAGGACGTCGACAGCGACGTACCGCTCATCGAGTGGGGCCTCGGGCGGCCGCGCGTGCTGTCGTTCATCGGGCGCGTGGAGGCCGCGGAGCGCTGGTACGACGGCGACGCCGGCCCGCAGGCGCCGCAGGCCCGTCACGCGCCCGCTCCCTGTGTGTCGTGCGGTTTCTTCGTGCCGCTGGCCGGGGGTCTTGGCTTCGGCTTCGGGGCGTGCGGCAACGAGTTCTCCCCTGACGACGGCCGCGTCGTCGCGGTCGACCACGGCTGCGGCGCGCACTCCGAGGGCAGCGAGGAGGTCGCCGCGATGGGTGCGGCGCCCGCGCTGGTGGACGAGTACTCGTTCGAGGTCGTGGACGACGACGTGCCGGTGGCCGAGCCCGAGGCCGAGTCCGACGACGAGGCCGAGCCGGAAGAGTGACGGGCACCGACGGCATCCGGTCGCGGGTGCTGGCGGCCTGGGCCGCGTCGCCCGCGCGCTTCCGCGAGGACGCGAACGCCGAGGAGGACGCCGCCGCCGGCTCCCCGCTCGTGGAGCTGGCGCAGAACGCCGCCGACGCGGCTTCGCGCGCGGGCGTGCCTGGCTGGCTGCTCGTCGAGGTGCGCGACGGCGTGCTGTACGCCGCCAACACAGGCGCGCCCCTGGATGCCGCGGGCGTCGAGGCGCTCTGCCACCTGCGCGCGTCGGCCAAGGCAGCGGGCTCGGTCGGCCGGTACGGCGTCGGCTTCAAGGCAGTCCTCGCGCTGACCGACTCGCCCGCGATCTTCAGCCGTGACGGCGGCGTGCTGTGGTCGCGGTCGCGCACCGCTGACGAGGTCGCGGCGATCCCCGCGCTGGCCGAGGAGGTCGCGCGGCGGCAGGGCGCGGTGCCGGTCATGCGGCTGCCGTACGACGCCACGCCCGACCCCCACGCGGCCGCGCTGCTGGCCGAGTGGGACACCGTCGTCGTGCTGCCGCTGCGTACCCCCGTGGACCTGTCGGAGATCGACGAGACGCTGCTGCTCACGCTGCCGCTGGAGTCTCTGACGGTCGGGGACCGGGTGCTCACGCGCG includes these proteins:
- a CDS encoding DUF2771 family protein, coding for MPRRNAVLPLVAVAALGLVTGCEKQSPWVTMTADGVVVKARATKYCREGGKCNESKDAPTLKVKSGGILGIDVPRSVAEQGWRIGDQGEFRHDHYFALPIPADAPPGASQQLQVVRDQKHGEGVWTFNIVVK
- a CDS encoding MFS transporter; this translates as MPPPPRSPLADAVHLPRWAQASPLRPLQRVALAAGAGDALVAVALANTVFFKVPVGEARGRVALYLLLTMAPFALLSPLVGPLLDRTRAGRRWAIAGTFGGRAVLAWVMAQAPNGLRIYPAAFSVLVLAKAYGVAKSATVPRLIPEGGTLVGANARITATAIASSTVAAILGLGLGNVAGYDWTLRIAALVFVTGAVVALLLPRAVDSDNDPATRQELAAPRFPPSVREALLAAVSVRALAGFLTTYLAFLLRRRGSNVDVGLLAASVAVGSAAGTALGAGLRRTAPERLLLVAVTVAAAFCAAGSWRYSLVTALLAALAAAVAGSLAKIALDATLQRDFGDEVRGQAFARSETVLQLSWVAGGAVGLALPLSGEYGLGLAAVALVVASGWTRVRAVRSRSVD
- a CDS encoding DUF3027 domain-containing protein, which encodes MTTTDEVRPHAEATPDAVAAAAVDVARAAAVEEAGPKSVGEHRGAVSDGDRIVTHLFACLDEGYRGWHWGVQVVRAARAKDVTINGVYRLPGDEALLSPAWVPWAERVRPGDLGVGDLMPAAPDDERLALAIEDVDSDVPLIEWGLGRPRVLSFIGRVEAAERWYDGDAGPQAPQARHAPAPCVSCGFFVPLAGGLGFGFGACGNEFSPDDGRVVAVDHGCGAHSEGSEEVAAMGAAPALVDEYSFEVVDDDVPVAEPEAESDDEAEPEE